A stretch of Patescibacteria group bacterium DNA encodes these proteins:
- the gatA gene encoding Asp-tRNA(Asn)/Glu-tRNA(Gln) amidotransferase subunit GatA, producing the protein MAKLHELTLVETVAGLSAAEFSAVDVTKAYLDRIDALNPTLNAYLTVAHESALAAAEDADKKRGEGESAPLLGVPIAVKDVIMTLGMRTTAASKMLEHYQSSFDATAVKRLRAAGAVILGKTNLDEFAHGASTENSAYGPTKNPWDTSRVPGGSSGGSAAAVAADLCAAAIGTDTGGSIRHPASFCGVLGMKPSYGRVSRSGLLSMTSSTDVIGPMTKTVLDAAHMLESMAGGDDADQTTSPEAVLGGTYTTAITALQDLRGKKIGVPRDFIATGMLPAVAERFEQALAAAKVLGAEIVDIQLPTARYGIAAYYVITPCEVSSNLARFDGIRYGHQSKAADSLFGVYAKSRGEGLGPEVKRRVMLGTYALSAGYYDAYYKTAQKVRTVIVRELEAALTQCDFIATPTAPHVAFPIGEQSNDPLKMYLEDIFMSPASLAGLPAISLPMGLVAGGDGVRLPIGLQLISRRFDEAGLFAGSAVLEKQLPATGRPTLG; encoded by the coding sequence ATGGCGAAACTGCATGAATTAACGCTGGTTGAAACAGTGGCTGGTTTATCGGCTGCTGAGTTTAGTGCTGTAGACGTTACGAAAGCATATCTCGATCGCATTGATGCCTTGAATCCAACACTGAACGCCTATCTTACTGTGGCGCATGAATCTGCCTTGGCTGCAGCTGAGGATGCCGACAAGAAACGCGGAGAAGGAGAGAGCGCGCCACTTCTAGGCGTTCCGATTGCTGTTAAAGACGTCATTATGACGCTTGGCATGCGCACCACGGCCGCTTCAAAAATGCTGGAGCACTACCAATCGTCGTTTGATGCGACAGCAGTGAAGCGATTGCGTGCGGCGGGTGCTGTTATTTTGGGTAAGACCAATCTTGATGAATTTGCTCACGGTGCTTCTACTGAGAATTCTGCGTATGGCCCAACCAAGAATCCTTGGGACACCTCACGCGTACCTGGTGGCTCTTCGGGCGGTTCAGCTGCGGCGGTAGCAGCTGATTTATGCGCCGCCGCCATTGGAACGGACACCGGTGGTTCTATTCGGCATCCTGCAAGTTTTTGTGGTGTGCTTGGTATGAAACCAAGCTATGGGAGAGTTTCGCGTTCCGGTCTTCTTTCTATGACGTCTTCCACTGACGTCATAGGTCCCATGACGAAAACGGTTCTGGACGCCGCGCATATGCTTGAAAGTATGGCCGGCGGGGACGATGCTGACCAAACGACTTCACCGGAGGCGGTCTTAGGTGGCACGTACACTACAGCCATTACTGCGTTGCAAGATTTACGAGGCAAAAAGATTGGCGTACCAAGAGATTTTATTGCGACCGGTATGCTGCCAGCAGTGGCTGAACGGTTCGAGCAAGCACTGGCGGCTGCGAAAGTATTAGGCGCAGAAATAGTTGATATACAATTACCAACCGCACGGTACGGTATTGCCGCATATTACGTTATTACACCCTGCGAAGTGAGTTCTAACCTGGCTCGATTCGATGGCATTCGCTATGGACACCAAAGTAAGGCTGCTGACTCGCTTTTTGGAGTGTATGCAAAATCACGTGGTGAAGGTCTTGGGCCAGAGGTGAAACGACGGGTTATGCTTGGTACCTATGCCCTGTCGGCTGGGTACTATGACGCATACTATAAAACTGCCCAGAAGGTGCGCACCGTCATTGTTCGAGAATTGGAGGCAGCGCTTACGCAGTGTGATTTTATCGCGACCCCTACCGCGCCACACGTCGCCTTTCCAATTGGTGAACAAAGTAATGACCCGCTGAAGATGTACTTGGAAGATATTTTTATGAGCCCAGCGTCACTTGCCGGGTTGCCCGCCATTTCGCTGCCAATGGGACTTGTCGCAGGTGGTGATGGCGTTCGTTTGCCAATCGGGTTGCAGCTTATCAGTCGACGATTTGACGAAGCTGGATTATTTGCGGGGAGTGCGGTATTGGAAAAACAGTTGCCAGCCACCGGTCGTCCGACACTTGGCTAA
- a CDS encoding FAD-dependent oxidoreductase, protein MAVIYDTIIIGGGPAATGAGVYAARKRMKTLLLTESFGGQSIVSDDIQNWIGEPHVSGIELMQKLKAHLSAYADVLEIKEGVRATEVVKIKCRENRICDFVVTTTNGTKYTTKTVIVTTGARRRMLGVPGEAKLNGKGVAYCSTCDAPLFKGKTVAVVGGGNAGLEAVEDLFPYAEKVYLLVHGDAPTGDPVVYAKVKGNEKLSILTNAEIKKVSGDTFLTSITYTVDGAKEERELPVSGLFIEIGSVPNSEPVASLVDLDKAKQVVVNPRTCATSQAGIFSAGDVTDDPFKQNNISAGDGVKAALSAYYYLMEQERANPMLESADAR, encoded by the coding sequence ATGGCAGTTATATACGACACTATAATCATTGGCGGTGGTCCGGCGGCGACGGGTGCTGGGGTGTATGCGGCTCGAAAGCGTATGAAGACGTTACTGCTTACTGAGTCGTTCGGTGGTCAGTCGATTGTTTCGGACGATATTCAAAACTGGATTGGTGAGCCACACGTGTCTGGTATTGAGCTGATGCAAAAGTTGAAAGCTCATCTCAGCGCCTACGCTGATGTTCTTGAAATTAAAGAAGGGGTGCGCGCCACCGAAGTTGTGAAAATAAAGTGTCGAGAGAATCGCATATGCGACTTTGTTGTTACGACGACGAATGGCACAAAGTACACAACAAAAACCGTCATTGTTACGACTGGTGCGAGGCGGCGGATGCTTGGGGTGCCGGGTGAAGCAAAACTGAACGGGAAGGGTGTGGCATACTGTTCAACGTGCGATGCGCCGCTCTTTAAAGGTAAAACCGTCGCTGTTGTTGGTGGCGGGAATGCTGGGTTAGAAGCGGTTGAGGATTTGTTTCCCTATGCGGAAAAAGTTTATTTACTCGTGCATGGCGATGCACCAACGGGCGACCCCGTAGTGTACGCGAAAGTGAAGGGCAATGAGAAATTGAGTATTTTAACAAATGCTGAAATAAAAAAAGTGTCCGGTGATACATTTTTAACCTCGATTACCTATACCGTTGACGGTGCGAAAGAAGAACGTGAATTGCCCGTGTCCGGATTATTTATTGAAATTGGTTCTGTTCCGAATTCAGAGCCGGTGGCTAGTTTAGTTGACCTCGACAAGGCCAAACAAGTAGTGGTGAATCCTCGTACCTGCGCTACATCCCAAGCTGGTATTTTTTCGGCCGGAGACGTAACTGATGACCCATTCAAACAAAATAATATTTCTGCCGGGGACGGCGTGAAAGCAGCACTTTCTGCCTACTATTACCTCATGGAGCAAGAACGGGCGAACCCGATGCTTGAAAGTGCTGACGCGAGGTAA
- a CDS encoding DUF3750 domain-containing protein: MADSKKFDELIDNEKYQVFLFTSSGNIPFHFAAHPWFVINNRGLISRWEVLFRKMYHETNGGHLYKNFFPLFQGIEVVHFSRKSVWKAKLLGSIEGDTAKKMVSFIENSYSTYPFRDRYFLTGPNSNTYPQWVLDHFPEFAVKLPWNAFGKNYARMVK; this comes from the coding sequence ATGGCTGATAGTAAAAAGTTTGATGAACTCATAGACAATGAGAAATACCAAGTTTTTTTATTCACCAGTTCCGGTAATATACCATTTCATTTTGCGGCTCATCCTTGGTTTGTGATTAATAATCGTGGCTTAATTTCTAGATGGGAAGTTCTTTTCAGAAAAATGTATCACGAGACGAATGGGGGGCATTTGTATAAAAATTTCTTTCCGCTATTTCAAGGAATTGAGGTAGTTCATTTTTCGCGCAAGAGTGTTTGGAAGGCAAAGTTGCTTGGTAGCATAGAGGGTGATACTGCGAAAAAAATGGTGTCGTTTATAGAGAATTCTTATTCCACGTATCCTTTTCGAGATAGGTATTTTTTGACTGGTCCAAACAGTAACACCTATCCGCAGTGGGTTCTTGATCATTTTCCTGAGTTTGCAGTGAAATTACCGTGGAATGCCTTTGGTAAGAACTATGCACGCATGGTAAAATAA
- a CDS encoding queuosine precursor transporter encodes MITLSEQSFKKLLIALALYLTSLFAANTLGLKIMPFIFGSHLSVGVFSFPVVFLMTDVVGEVYGKRIAKLFVLAGLVSTLLFIAYSFLSLALPWSAEGEWAKEGYNLIFGISARIAIASVVAFAIAEYQDVFSFFLLREKFGVRFFWLRSMLSNLWSQLLDTVVFMVIAFAGVYSTATLISIIISWWLFKVAMGVLYTPLSYVGIYLLREAE; translated from the coding sequence ATGATTACTCTCAGTGAACAGTCGTTTAAAAAATTACTTATAGCGTTAGCGTTGTATCTAACGTCGCTTTTCGCCGCCAATACGCTGGGGCTTAAGATTATGCCCTTTATTTTTGGTTCTCACTTGTCGGTTGGCGTGTTCTCTTTTCCGGTCGTATTCTTGATGACTGACGTTGTTGGTGAAGTGTACGGTAAGCGAATTGCCAAACTATTCGTGCTGGCGGGTTTAGTCAGCACACTACTTTTTATTGCGTATTCATTTCTATCCTTAGCGCTCCCATGGTCTGCTGAAGGCGAGTGGGCGAAGGAGGGGTACAATTTGATATTTGGCATTTCAGCTCGCATTGCCATTGCCTCAGTTGTGGCCTTTGCTATTGCTGAGTATCAGGACGTGTTTTCTTTTTTCTTGTTACGCGAAAAGTTTGGGGTACGGTTTTTCTGGTTGCGTTCTATGTTGTCAAACCTTTGGTCGCAGTTACTAGACACGGTAGTATTTATGGTCATTGCATTCGCCGGTGTGTATTCGACGGCCACGCTCATAAGTATCATTATTTCCTGGTGGCTTTTTAAAGTTGCTATGGGGGTATTGTATACGCCGCTTTCTTACGTCGGCATTTATCTTCTTCGAGAGGCGGAATAA
- a CDS encoding coenzyme F420-0:L-glutamate ligase: MNEMFVKAIKTGIFEEGEDLLAFIIRYVKSIQDQSIIVVTSKIVALSENRTAIVPNKKAKEKLILGESQFALPTKHVWLTVKDGLLMANAGIDESNANGKLILLPKDSFKAARLLRKKLLVKYKVKELGVLITDSRTSPLRAGVTGVALGYAGFRGVKDYRGKRDIFGRIAKYSRTNVADCLATAAVLVMGEGNEQQPLAVIKKSGIEFCDTVNRKELEIAIKDDMYRPLFSKLRKK, from the coding sequence ATGAATGAAATGTTTGTTAAAGCAATAAAAACTGGAATTTTTGAAGAAGGGGAGGATTTACTTGCCTTTATAATTCGTTACGTCAAAAGTATTCAGGATCAGTCCATCATTGTTGTCACTTCGAAGATTGTCGCTTTATCTGAAAACAGAACAGCGATTGTTCCCAATAAGAAAGCAAAAGAAAAGTTAATTCTTGGCGAAAGCCAATTCGCACTACCAACGAAACACGTATGGCTTACCGTCAAAGACGGTTTATTGATGGCCAACGCTGGAATTGATGAATCAAACGCAAATGGGAAATTGATACTGCTACCAAAAGATAGTTTCAAAGCCGCGCGATTGCTTCGTAAGAAATTGCTAGTGAAGTACAAAGTGAAAGAGCTCGGCGTGCTCATTACCGACAGCCGCACTAGTCCGCTTCGCGCTGGCGTAACGGGCGTGGCACTTGGTTATGCCGGCTTTCGGGGTGTGAAAGATTATCGGGGCAAGCGGGATATTTTTGGTAGAATCGCCAAATATTCTCGAACTAATGTGGCGGATTGTTTGGCAACTGCCGCGGTGCTTGTAATGGGAGAAGGCAACGAACAACAGCCATTAGCGGTCATTAAAAAAAGTGGTATAGAGTTTTGTGATACCGTGAATCGTAAAGAGTTAGAAATTGCTATAAAAGATGATATGTATCGGCCATTGTTTTCGAAATTACGGAAGAAGTAG
- a CDS encoding cyanophycin synthetase, which produces MTTKKPFAPLLGQVLQKIAPRIGAKVVMEPEWNVVGQIIFKNGRKRYFRYSSLDLNSLGSSEVAKDKDYANFFMKRMGYKIIPHSKTFYRDDWGKAIGQPRRNIAAAHRHAQKIGFPVVVKPNSGSQGSGVSLAHNKQEFYRAVKAAFTNDRIVLVQPQVKGKDYRLVVLDKRVISAYEREPISVVGNGKATIMQLIKLKQQEFILAGRDTQLRPHDPRIKEKLKRDGLTFRSIVPRGERIYLLNNANLSTGGDSVDVTAIVHPSFKKLAVQLTKDMGLRLCGVDLMVRGDITQKPNEYWILEINSAPGLDHYVQTGKAQEKIVEALYLEVLKSMEKSG; this is translated from the coding sequence ATGACAACGAAAAAACCATTTGCGCCGCTTCTCGGTCAGGTGTTGCAAAAAATTGCACCTCGCATTGGCGCAAAAGTTGTGATGGAGCCCGAGTGGAATGTTGTTGGGCAAATTATCTTTAAGAATGGTCGAAAGCGGTATTTTCGTTATTCCAGTCTTGACTTGAATTCTTTAGGTTCGTCTGAAGTAGCCAAAGATAAAGACTACGCTAATTTTTTTATGAAACGCATGGGGTACAAAATTATACCTCACAGCAAAACGTTTTACAGAGATGATTGGGGTAAGGCAATTGGTCAACCACGGCGGAACATTGCGGCGGCGCACAGGCATGCGCAGAAAATTGGTTTTCCTGTTGTGGTTAAACCAAACAGTGGTAGCCAGGGGTCTGGTGTGTCACTCGCGCACAATAAACAAGAATTTTATCGAGCCGTAAAAGCGGCGTTTACAAATGACCGCATTGTTCTTGTGCAGCCACAAGTGAAAGGGAAGGACTACCGTCTGGTGGTTCTCGATAAGCGAGTCATTTCTGCTTATGAACGGGAACCTATAAGCGTCGTTGGCAATGGAAAGGCAACCATCATGCAGCTTATAAAGCTAAAGCAGCAAGAGTTTATTCTTGCAGGCCGCGACACGCAACTAAGGCCACATGACCCACGTATAAAAGAAAAACTAAAGCGTGACGGCCTTACGTTTCGTTCAATTGTGCCGCGCGGCGAGCGCATTTATTTACTCAACAATGCAAACCTTTCAACGGGTGGAGATTCGGTAGACGTTACTGCTATTGTTCACCCGAGCTTCAAAAAGCTCGCAGTACAATTAACTAAAGACATGGGGCTCCGACTTTGTGGCGTTGACCTTATGGTACGAGGCGACATTACCCAAAAACCAAATGAGTATTGGATTCTAGAAATTAATTCTGCACCCGGCCTCGACCACTACGTGCAAACTGGTAAGGCTCAAGAAAAAATTGTTGAAGCGTTGTATCTCGAGGTTTTAAAAAGTATGGAAAAGAGTGGGTAA
- a CDS encoding HAD family hydrolase — translation MSKNIIRHIWFDFSGTLAFLKLERHNRLRYESYANVMGKPVTEGLMNDYEKLFKQCNGSNASVFRSLGQSSNFWSEQVNKVDPVELYELSASNVPAILKQIKEHRAISLFSNIEVVNILPALGIDPLLFTNILSAGMVKEPKPALDGFHKLVELSGVPANEILYIGDSEVKDIMPAKAVGMQTAMMWQKSAAANHSFEKFEEILDFLE, via the coding sequence ATGTCTAAAAATATCATTCGTCATATCTGGTTTGATTTTAGCGGCACGCTCGCTTTTTTGAAGCTCGAGCGGCACAACCGCTTACGCTATGAGTCATATGCAAACGTCATGGGTAAGCCTGTAACCGAGGGCTTGATGAATGACTACGAGAAGCTGTTTAAGCAATGCAATGGTAGTAACGCAAGCGTTTTTCGTTCCCTGGGCCAGTCGTCTAATTTTTGGTCAGAACAGGTAAATAAGGTAGACCCAGTTGAACTCTATGAGCTTTCGGCAAGCAATGTGCCAGCCATTCTCAAGCAAATCAAGGAACATAGGGCAATTTCTCTTTTCTCAAATATTGAGGTAGTAAATATTTTGCCCGCATTAGGTATTGACCCGTTACTGTTCACGAATATTTTAAGTGCGGGCATGGTGAAAGAACCGAAACCTGCTTTGGACGGGTTTCATAAGCTAGTGGAATTAAGTGGAGTACCGGCAAACGAAATTTTATATATTGGTGACAGCGAGGTAAAGGATATTATGCCGGCGAAGGCAGTCGGAATGCAGACCGCTATGATGTGGCAGAAATCAGCTGCGGCGAATCATTCTTTTGAAAAATTTGAAGAGATTTTGGATTTCTTGGAGTAG
- a CDS encoding SulP family inorganic anion transporter, with protein MIEIIKKNLKSGLTVSLISIPLSVSLAVASGATPIIGIITAIWAGLVAALFGGSHFNIIGPTGALSGVVATYVILHGLDGLPMLTILAGAFIVAAYLLKLERYLILIPSSVIHGFTLGVAFIIGLGQLNFALGLRAISQHETFFANITESLRHLGDISWPTFGVFSLFLLGLLLFKKITPALPGAIVLAPVGIVLGYLSQTGFVSIQLQTLGEKFGAIGFHFFEMPHLAFSFFMVQTAAVVALIAILETMLSAKIADGMTGTKHDQRKEMFGLGLANIVSGLVGGMPATAALARTSLNIKTGATNRASAIISVVSVAIISLLFLGYFKYIPLAVIAAILVFVAMQMVEAEHYEKLWRYERSGFYISFAVATATIIIDPIVGILLGASISLLLFVDTISRGHFDLSVGTADEGLVDSDAGVTLKEIKEDTGVLLYSFRGKLCYINSSAHVSRFEQNLKKYKSVILRLREVYFIDTDGVEALDEIISIVESRGQQVLIASVDQSALYLLEQLSQGYRLLKAKGLVFNKTEHALRFLGIPTHHKD; from the coding sequence ATGATAGAAATAATCAAAAAAAATTTAAAATCCGGCCTAACCGTTTCACTCATTTCTATTCCGCTCTCTGTGTCTCTGGCCGTTGCTTCAGGCGCGACACCAATTATTGGTATCATCACTGCTATTTGGGCTGGTCTGGTGGCCGCTTTGTTTGGGGGAAGTCACTTTAATATTATTGGTCCCACGGGCGCGCTCTCTGGTGTGGTGGCGACATATGTCATTTTGCATGGGCTTGATGGGTTGCCAATGCTCACCATTCTTGCAGGTGCTTTTATTGTTGCTGCATACCTTCTCAAGTTAGAGCGATACCTCATTCTAATTCCGTCGAGCGTCATTCATGGCTTTACGTTGGGCGTTGCTTTTATCATTGGTCTTGGGCAATTAAATTTTGCTCTTGGATTACGTGCAATTTCACAGCACGAGACTTTTTTTGCCAATATCACCGAATCGCTCCGTCATCTTGGCGACATTTCTTGGCCAACTTTCGGTGTCTTCTCGTTGTTTTTATTAGGGCTTTTACTTTTTAAAAAAATAACTCCAGCACTGCCGGGCGCTATTGTGCTGGCGCCGGTTGGCATTGTGCTGGGGTACTTAAGTCAGACAGGCTTTGTTTCTATCCAGCTGCAAACGCTTGGTGAAAAATTTGGCGCTATCGGTTTTCATTTTTTTGAAATGCCACACCTCGCTTTTTCTTTTTTTATGGTGCAAACGGCCGCTGTGGTTGCGCTTATTGCCATTTTGGAAACTATGCTGTCTGCCAAGATTGCCGATGGTATGACAGGAACGAAACACGACCAGCGGAAGGAAATGTTCGGTCTGGGGCTTGCTAATATCGTGTCTGGTCTTGTTGGTGGTATGCCAGCTACGGCAGCGTTAGCCAGAACTTCACTGAATATTAAAACGGGCGCGACAAATCGAGCCTCGGCAATCATTAGTGTTGTCAGTGTTGCTATTATCTCGCTTTTATTTCTTGGGTACTTTAAGTACATTCCCTTAGCTGTCATTGCGGCAATTTTGGTGTTCGTTGCGATGCAGATGGTGGAGGCAGAGCATTATGAGAAGCTGTGGCGATACGAACGGTCTGGGTTTTATATTTCTTTTGCAGTTGCGACAGCAACAATCATTATTGACCCCATTGTAGGCATTCTTTTAGGCGCTTCAATTTCGTTACTACTGTTTGTAGATACAATTTCTCGGGGCCATTTTGATCTTTCTGTTGGTACAGCAGACGAGGGGCTAGTTGATTCAGATGCGGGGGTAACTTTGAAAGAAATTAAAGAGGACACCGGCGTTTTACTGTATTCGTTTCGAGGAAAGTTATGCTACATCAACAGTAGCGCTCATGTGAGTCGTTTTGAACAGAATCTAAAAAAATATAAATCTGTCATTTTGCGATTACGGGAAGTTTACTTCATTGATACTGATGGGGTAGAAGCCTTGGATGAGATTATTTCAATTGTTGAGTCGAGAGGCCAGCAAGTGCTTATAGCAAGCGTTGATCAGAGCGCGCTTTACTTACTTGAGCAATTATCGCAGGGATATCGATTGCTAAAAGCAAAAGGATTGGTTTTTAATAAAACAGAGCATGCTTTGCGTTTCTTGGGCATACCAACACATCATAAAGATTAA
- a CDS encoding GFA family protein produces MNNSMDIYKGHCHCGAVTFTVEADLEKSITCNCSRCEALGLILTFVPAAQFTLLSGEENLTKYHFNKKTIDHLFCATCGVESFARATNKAGVATVAINIRCLDNVDLSALKPTAVDGKNW; encoded by the coding sequence ATGAACAATAGTATGGATATATATAAAGGCCATTGTCATTGTGGCGCTGTTACGTTTACTGTCGAAGCTGATTTAGAAAAATCAATTACTTGCAATTGCTCGCGATGTGAGGCGTTGGGGTTAATCTTGACGTTTGTACCAGCGGCGCAATTCACGTTATTGTCCGGGGAAGAAAATTTAACAAAGTATCACTTCAATAAGAAAACAATCGACCATTTGTTTTGTGCAACGTGCGGGGTTGAATCATTTGCAAGGGCTACAAATAAGGCCGGCGTCGCAACTGTTGCCATAAATATTCGCTGCCTTGATAATGTCGACCTGTCGGCGTTAAAGCCCACAGCAGTAGACGGTAAAAATTGGTAG
- a CDS encoding YdcF family protein — protein MDTRDAARVDVLTNCIWNYHLLHQELQPADCIIVLGSHDTRVAEYAAKLFLDGWAPLIVTSGGFGRLTKDIWSVSEAETFAAVIRGLGVPSDNILIENDSTNTGENISFSRALLQSKGLMPMRVIAVQKPYMERRAYATFQKIWPEVEVIVTSPPIAFADYPTKFRSKEEIINIVVGDLQRIKVYAKRGYAIPQEIPATVWEAYETLVAMGYTSHLIADAT, from the coding sequence ATGGATACTCGAGATGCTGCACGTGTTGATGTACTTACGAATTGTATTTGGAATTACCACTTGCTTCATCAGGAATTGCAGCCTGCCGATTGCATTATAGTGCTCGGCAGTCACGATACGCGCGTTGCTGAATACGCTGCCAAACTTTTCCTCGATGGCTGGGCGCCGCTAATTGTTACCTCGGGTGGCTTCGGTCGTTTGACGAAAGATATTTGGAGTGTCAGCGAAGCAGAAACTTTTGCGGCTGTCATTCGTGGGTTGGGTGTGCCAAGTGACAACATTCTTATTGAAAACGATTCAACCAATACTGGTGAAAATATTTCTTTCAGCAGGGCACTCCTTCAATCGAAGGGCTTAATGCCCATGCGCGTTATCGCTGTGCAGAAACCTTATATGGAACGACGTGCTTATGCGACGTTTCAAAAGATATGGCCAGAGGTAGAAGTTATAGTAACGTCGCCACCAATTGCATTTGCAGATTATCCGACGAAGTTTCGCTCTAAAGAAGAAATTATCAATATTGTGGTGGGGGACTTGCAGCGCATCAAAGTATACGCAAAGCGAGGATATGCAATTCCTCAGGAAATACCAGCTACTGTATGGGAGGCGTATGAAACGCTAGTGGCCATGGGGTACACAAGTCACCTTATTGCGGATGCTACTTAA
- a CDS encoding NAD-dependent succinate-semialdehyde dehydrogenase, which yields MTLRSTNPATGEVFHETVELTQTELSDSLQRANDAFVSWQKTTLQERSALLKKLGALFITNAAELATLATREMGKPISEAIAEVKKCAMVCDYYADMGERILQTELVVTDADKSYVRFDAIGVVLAVMPWNFPYWQVMRFAAPAVMAGNVGVLKHASNVQQCAAAIEALFIEAGFPKGVFQNLPIPASMVERVVQHEAVKAITLTGSEVAGTKVAALASSLVKKSVLELGGSDAFIVLADAPIEETATWAAKARLLNNGQSCIAAKRFIVVDAVYEQFLLAFTTAVKNAVIGDPMLSETTLGPLVNASAVEELTRQVNESVAKGAVLVTGGQPLNQPGNYFPPTILTRVTPGMPAYDEELFGPVASVIRATDAADAVRIANDTRFGLGASIWTKDTAAAEKIAAQINAGAVFINGIVKSDARLPFGGTNASGYGRELSSYGLKEFTNIKTVWIK from the coding sequence ATGACACTCCGCTCAACTAATCCTGCCACTGGAGAAGTATTTCACGAAACCGTCGAGCTCACACAAACTGAGCTGAGCGACTCACTGCAACGTGCCAATGACGCTTTCGTAAGCTGGCAAAAAACAACACTGCAGGAACGCTCCGCACTTCTAAAAAAACTTGGTGCCTTATTCATTACAAACGCTGCTGAGCTTGCTACGCTCGCAACCCGTGAAATGGGAAAGCCAATTAGTGAGGCTATAGCGGAAGTTAAAAAATGTGCCATGGTGTGCGATTACTACGCCGACATGGGGGAGCGAATTTTGCAAACCGAACTTGTCGTGACCGACGCCGACAAAAGCTATGTGCGATTTGATGCAATCGGTGTTGTTTTGGCTGTTATGCCTTGGAATTTCCCCTACTGGCAGGTTATGCGTTTTGCCGCGCCAGCAGTCATGGCAGGCAACGTTGGGGTATTAAAACACGCTTCAAACGTTCAGCAATGCGCGGCGGCTATTGAAGCACTATTCATTGAGGCCGGATTTCCGAAAGGTGTTTTTCAAAACCTTCCCATACCAGCGTCAATGGTCGAGCGAGTAGTGCAGCACGAGGCTGTAAAAGCAATCACACTGACTGGTAGCGAGGTAGCTGGAACCAAGGTGGCGGCACTAGCCAGCTCACTTGTTAAAAAAAGCGTGCTCGAACTTGGCGGCAGTGACGCCTTCATTGTTCTGGCCGACGCTCCGATTGAAGAAACGGCAACATGGGCCGCTAAAGCACGACTCCTCAACAACGGCCAAAGTTGTATTGCCGCCAAACGCTTTATCGTTGTGGATGCGGTGTATGAACAGTTTCTTTTGGCTTTCACCACTGCGGTCAAAAATGCTGTCATTGGGGACCCGATGCTTAGCGAAACAACGCTTGGCCCTCTTGTGAATGCTAGCGCAGTAGAAGAACTAACTAGGCAAGTAAATGAATCTGTCGCAAAGGGTGCTGTTCTGGTAACGGGCGGACAACCTTTAAACCAACCTGGTAACTATTTTCCGCCAACCATACTCACGCGGGTAACGCCAGGTATGCCGGCATATGACGAAGAACTCTTTGGCCCAGTGGCAAGCGTCATTCGAGCCACCGACGCCGCCGATGCAGTGCGTATTGCAAACGACACCCGTTTTGGCCTTGGTGCCAGTATCTGGACCAAAGACACCGCTGCAGCTGAAAAAATAGCGGCGCAAATAAACGCTGGAGCCGTATTTATAAATGGCATTGTAAAATCAGATGCGCGCCTGCCATTTGGTGGCACCAACGCATCTGGTTATGGACGAGAACTCTCTAGTTACGGCTTAAAGGAATTTACAAATATCAAAACGGTTTGGATTAAGTAG